From the genome of Bradyrhizobium sp. G127:
ACATGATTATTCTGGATGATCCCCAGAAGCCGGTGGATGCGCAATCCGACACCCTGCGGAATTCCCTGAATCAATGGTTCACAAACACACTCTTGTCTCGGCTCGATAACAAAGCGACAGGCGTGATCATTCTGGTCATGCAGCGGGTTCATCTTCACGACCTGACAGGCTTTCTGGTCGAAAACTCCGAAGACTGGAACGTCTTGAGCCTGCCTGCCATCGCCGAGGTCGATGAGAAGGTCGAGATCGGTGAAGGGCAGTTCCACGCGCGCCGCGCTGGCCAACCTCTTCATCCCGCGTACGAGACTCTCGCAACGCTGGAAAAGCTTCGCACCGAAATGGGTTCGGGCATCTTCGGGGCCCAGTATCAGCAATCTCCCGTTCCAGACGGTGGAGGAATGATCAAGCGTGATTGGCTGCGCTATTACGATCAATTGCCGGAACGCACCTACCGCACCAAAGTGATCCAAAGCTGGGACACGGCGGCAAAAGTTGGCACCCAGAACGACTGGTCAGTCTGCACGACATGGTTGCTGGTGGATAAACACTTCTACCTGATGGACGTCACAAGGGGACGTTATGAATATCCCCAGCTACGCGCCACGGCGATCGCGCTCGCGCAACGATACGATCCGCTTAAAATACTGGTCGAGGACGCCTCGACTGGTATCGCTCTGGCTCAGGAACTTAAGCAAAGCGGTATCTACGCCGTCAAGCCCGTGCCCATCGAGCGTGATAAGCCGGGCCGCCTGTTCGTGCATCAAGCCAAGTTCGAGGCTGGTTTGGTGCTGTTTCCGAAGAAGGCACCTTTTTTAGCGCAGCTCGAAACCGAGCTTCTGGCTTTCCCGCAAGGCAAGCACGATGATCAGGTCGACAGTCTTAGCCAAGCGCTCTCCTATAAGGGCGGCTACGATACAACCCTGTCGTGGGTCGGTTGAAGCGCGATCAATTGGTAAGTAGCTGCGACGCAGCGCGGCCCGGGTGCGTTTGGGTCATCACCGGTCACCAGAGCTTCTCTCCGCACCAAGGAAGTGACGCATCCTCGTAGTCAGTCAGAGCTTGCGGATGGATGAAAAGCGCATGGTGAACACCGGACTCTTCATCGATCCCGCCAAAGTTACGCTTTGCTCTCCGACGCAATCGAGGTTCGACGGAAAGAACCCACCAGAAAACCGCACGGTGTCACCTCTCCTCAATGCAGCCAGAGATTTGAAGAACTGGGTGTCGGGATCGATCAAGGTATTATCAGAATAGTCCGACAGGGCGTTATTCCAGGTCGAGACCTGCAAGCCTGGACTAAGTTCGAGCGTAATCACACCTTTACCATCGCCATTGGTGGAGAGATAGGCCACCTTTCCGATCCATCCTGAGGCGCTCTGACCTTGAAGGGCGCTACAGATCGCCTCCTGTCGGGCATTGCGCATTCCTCCCGCAGCCAATTCATTAGGAGCCGAGTTAAATTTGGATCGCGCCTGCGTGATCGCCGCCATGAAGCGAGCCTGATCAGATGGAAGGGGGATGCTTGGGGCTGGCGGAGCCGCACTTCGACCGCC
Proteins encoded in this window:
- the terL gene encoding phage terminase large subunit; protein product: MKDQDLLYSILRNDFESFLHRCFLMLNPGAEYLPNWHIKAIAHQLQRIRDGKVNRLILNMPPRYLKSLTVSVILPAFLLGHDPRMKIFGVSYSNDLSAKHAADFRAIIQSDWYRKAFPSMRIARIADSDVFTTRRGFRRSTSVSATLTGLGGDMIILDDPQKPVDAQSDTLRNSLNQWFTNTLLSRLDNKATGVIILVMQRVHLHDLTGFLVENSEDWNVLSLPAIAEVDEKVEIGEGQFHARRAGQPLHPAYETLATLEKLRTEMGSGIFGAQYQQSPVPDGGGMIKRDWLRYYDQLPERTYRTKVIQSWDTAAKVGTQNDWSVCTTWLLVDKHFYLMDVTRGRYEYPQLRATAIALAQRYDPLKILVEDASTGIALAQELKQSGIYAVKPVPIERDKPGRLFVHQAKFEAGLVLFPKKAPFLAQLETELLAFPQGKHDDQVDSLSQALSYKGGYDTTLSWVG